gaaattagttACGAATTTTAGTAACAGGGGCCACTACTGACTGAAAACATACCCGTGATACATTGAAGAGTTATAGCTTAATCCGCGTGATGTCTGGCGTATATTTAgcgcttaaaaaatatatgtgaaaaaACTGTAGATGAAAAACTGCAAAATGTATTGTTTGTATTTTCTTGGCACTTAATTGTGCGGATGCCTGTTTAATAAACAAGTATACTAACAAAGGGACCCCTTTACGTCATACAGTgcaaatgactttaaaattgggcaataaaaagttgaagaaCCACTCATCACATCATagtgaataaaaagaaagttaccATGATCCTTTATCAGCGTTAatgtagattattttttctatatagtTTGCTGTAAATGTTTAATGTTATTCTTGAAACgacatttttcagtaaaaataaaaggtgGTTAACGTACACTACACTCTGTTCTAAGAGAACTGATGGCGAAAGAAAACAAACCACCAGACTCTTGGCATTACCTTTGGCTAGTTGGTGCCAAAGTTATGACAAACAAAGCTAATCTCATCAATATTAAGTAAGAAAGGAACCGCCAACTCTTCGAGAAACCGGTAAATGTACCCTAGGAATAATTTTACCTTGGCCTCAGTTGGGCTCAAACTTGGCGCGATATGGGTCTTATTAGAGCATGCACAGAGGGATCAATATTTGGATGCCTATCTATCTCTATATTTTTCCCAGAGTGGCTTTCAATAATTCTACAATTGTATACATggccgatattggttgtaaagtgacTATAAAATATCAGGTGAATTGGACAATTCTATATTGGGCCAATATCGGAACATAATGGGCCCTTTGAACCCTTACTGGGTCAAGATTTGTGAATATTGGTCCAATGAGAGCCCAAGTAATTTTGTTGCTAAAGTAACTAAGTTGGTGTTACGTAGCAAATCTTTATGTTTAATTCAACTATCAGTTCTAGCTGGACagagtatattaaaatataagttttgataaaaatcatgtaatttCTTGACAAGATGGTTATCGAatgaaattgagatttttagtTTGAAGAGCAAAACCGTAGGCTTCGACAAAGATTGTGGAAAACGTGGAATGTttactcaagaaaaaaaacttaactggTATACTTACTGAAGAACTTAGATACTTACTGTACTTTAAACTGGTATACTTACTGAATGTTGTTCTCGAAACTGGTGCAATAATTCCAAGTGTTTCTCTGATTTTGGTGTAACTGTTAAAACTTTGTGTCTGAAATGAAAACATTCATGcgttaaaattttgtgattcattattttaaaaaaaatctcataaaaaaaatatgaagaatatcAGCTCAATTTCATTGCTGAAGTTTATTTAGCTGACACAAGAGATTTGGATGAactgtaaaataacaatataactttaaaatctataattatgtggattacaaaaaaaaactttgataatcTATGATCTTCAGGCGAGCACAGTGAttggaataaaattctgaagagaaaatgacaattataaaataaaatgttgtttaaaaatattcatttgacaaatattgttttaaaacattcattcaaatatagtattagaacattattatttttattccaaaatgtaTTGCAACccgaaacatttttaaataagaataaagcatgcaaatttttattttaagacgtCAAGCAATGGATTTGCAATTCTTTTGGAATTTCAAGATGTCATTGCAtaagtactattttttattagatgatttaatatatttaataatcctCTATGACGAACTATGTGATTTTCagtgacttaaaaatttaagagtttcTCTTTTTGTCAGTAAAATTCTTGACAATTTTCTGATACAACGAACTAACAGACATGAGCTAAAAGGGATAGAATactgaattacaatttttttaaattgtttttcaagaaaataattttacaaagaaaaattttaaagaaaaaatagtttttaagataattctcaacgaaaagggaaataatttatttattttcctttacttAAAGTGTATTAAGTAAGACGTAGTGCTTTTGTAATTTAACTTCGATAGCCACCTAAAACCCTTTCTACATTCCACGGAAGTAACGTGTTctggattttcaaaattagatctgacaaaaataaaattatttccattgcttttgcaagcttaaaaattattgttcctaaaatttaattttactatcaaagatttttatttatattttattatcaatggAGTACTGTATTGTAATGTTATTTGCCTTCCACAGAGTGACCTACTTAAGACGTCAAAGCCACATAATATGGAATAAAGCATGAAGAATGCCAAACTCttgattttaagaatatattataattaattttattattatgtatcattttcattcattaattagGCTTACCCAGAGTAACTAACATAAGACGAGGAAGCCAGAacagaattaaacaaatatgaaagactttattattattattatcatgcTCCTTATTACttcgttaattatttttatgtactgtTATTATACATATATCACCATTATTATGTATCATTACATATTATGTTCATTATTATTAGCACTGACATTATATTGTAgtgtattttgatttaatcaaaGTAATCTACATAAGCCATCAACTCCGAAAATATATAGCAGAGCAAGATTAGCGCGCAAGActtcattttatgaatatattatttttattatgttccttattattttgtatatttacacGTATCCTTATTATTATGTatcattatatattatgtttaNccgaccccacattgctatatgatttcgagtcgtcaggatgccccctacccctcttgaaagttctgaaacgcttaactgagacaccctgtatttACACGTATTATTATGTatcattatatattatgtttattattagcTCTTAATCGAACATTATaatgtaatgtattttaatttagagttATCTACATAAGTCACCGAAGCCATAAATATAGATCAGAGAAAAAAGCATAAAGGACTTCAACTTATGAATagataattatcattttatttattattaatttgttgtaTCCTTGTATCATTACTTTGTATCATTGGTATTATatatcattatatattatttacctAGAGTTATCTACATAAGCCGTGGCCGCTGTAAATATAGAACAGAGCAACATAAGGGTGATAGACTTCATTTTatgtatcattattatttatcatcattattatgcatcattatacattatattcattattatttgcaCCTAAACTAACATTATATGTAATAATGTATTTTGACTTACTCAAAGTAATCAACATAAGCCGCCGAAAAAATGGAGAAGAGCAAGATAAAAGCGAAATACTTATTAtgttcatcattattttttttaatttcattattatttttttaatttcattattattttattaattatttttatgtatcattattacttatcatcattattatgtatcattatatattttgttcgttcattattatttacaccTAATCTTACATTATATCGTAATGTATTTTGACTTACCCAGAGTAATCAACATAAGCCGTCGACGCCGCAAATATGGAGCAAAGCAAGATAAAAGCGAAGGACTTCATTTTGAAGAATCTGCTCTTCATCGACGAAGAGCCTCAACAGCCTATGGTATATAAATGCAAGatataaatcaatcaatttaaaagACAATGACGTAAATTTGAAGTGCGATCAGCAAAACTGTGATTAGTGTTGACGATTACTTTGTTTAACTggtttcagcaaaaaatattgatattttactatatcaaacaatgaatagataaaaaaatatctcaatcaTTGTTTTCAAGAACCCTTTTCATGTATTTacgcactttttttaaaaagtacttgagGATAGATATGGTTGCTACatctaagattttatttttgtgtactAAACATGATTAAACAGAACTGAATAAAGTTATTTACTCTAGGTACCCGAATATTTTTCAGGCAAATTATGGCTATCAAATTTAGCAAActtttaacagaattatttaCGTAAATAAAAGGATGAGCtttgtcatttcaaaaaaaaaaaattaaatctcaaaTAGCACAAAAGTTACGATAATTATTTAGGAGAAAGTTGACCAAACTCATGTTCAAATCTTTCCTTTTTCTAAGAAACTTCGagaatataactgtaaatatttttatatgataaaatagccctttaattccaaaaataaagattattttatattaaaaaaactatattttagagagtaaattaattagttttaagaagtatgctaaatcttattttatccaATCTGGTTAGATCAAACAGAGTAAACAAAtagaatcaatgaaaaaaatacttatttcttattgatatatttatcgtagcaaattaatattatgactTTTATGCACTGAGAAATTCTAAAAGGCTAAagcctttgacgcagaatttttattaagcatatttttcatacttttcaaattaatttgcattgatttaagtaaaaataaatgaaaaatagtacatttagcatttttaaaatttatggttgTGAAATATAGCATGAAACACCGGAGAATTTTTCAACCTTAAAAGTAAGTTCTTCAACATAcgactcacttccaaacaataatttttaaaatttgaacttatttgaagttatttatatCTGCGAGAAACAgtaattcatcattgaaattttattaatatacaaaatcaattatttataaatgtttgaatatgaatgaaaaaaatacatttcaaatttccttttttgaactttatattctagtattaatataattctgataacgACCgtcaaaaatacttcttttattaataattagtctgctaatttataattaaaaaatatggaaaggGTCAGAAAAAACATCATCAGCGTCAAGGGGTTCAAAATTAAGGAAAGTGaggaatttgaaaattacacagCGGCCTAGGCCAATAGGCCCATACGTCAAGTACAATGGATCATTAAAAAGGTCAACAGaccattatataaataaaatataaaaattatatatacatcaaatacaaaaattatgaacCCTGAGACAACCAGTAAAAACTGAGTGAGCTGGTGGACCCCTCAATACAAGacaaaaaatctaacaattgCACCAAAAACAGCCGTAAATACAACTCATAAAACCACCAAAAGGTGAAAGGATAAAATGACATAAATGAATATAGTGCTAAAATTGAAAGGTTAAAACTGAGACAAAATCACAGATGTATACACTTGTCAATAGGGCATTGAAAGGATCCAGCCAATCAAGCCAGCTTGAATCATGCTGGTGGAACCAAAGTAGTGAGGATGAAGTAGTAACAGGTAGTTAAAATGAAGAACAACAAGTAAAGCACagtaaattcaattaaagtacaaaaaaacaGAGGATAAAATACCAATAGATACTAAAAGGTAAGAGCTAAAAGGGGGTGTATAACAATCTAAAAACCACGTATAAAATACTATCGCAATGTAAAATaccaaatgtattaaaatccaATGGTTGTGAACAAACCTAAAGCATGTCTAAAATGCAAAGTTAAGTTAAAACACTAAAATGGCAATGTGgtccaaaaaaaaagttttggcaAGGTGGTTAGATTAAGCaggttaaaattttagttattgtcAATTTCGTTTATTAATTCCATTTGTTCCTCAAGAGTAGTTTTAATGATAATCTTGATAATTTCTCTACAGACCTTGTCTGCAAAAATTTGCTGGTCtgttttttggaagaaataattttttcggaTTGTCCGGTACCGATCACAATTGTATAAAAGATGCTCTATGGTTTGTCTTTGGTTACAGTTTGAGCAAATATTctctgatttattaaaatatttgttttggtgTACTCCGAACACTCCATGCCCCGTCAGAAATtggttaaaatagaaattagtcTGCAACCTTGTAGATGACGGGgtcttaatgaatttaaatgtatgCCTGCCTTTCTCAGAATTTTCCCAATTGGTTTTCCACCTTGccattaaatattgtttgatttcGGTTTTAGCTTGTTTGGGGGTCTTCAGAACCTGGAGATCCACACTGTCAGAACCAATGGCTTCCTTTGCTGCCCTGTCTGCCTCCTCATTGCCCTGGATCCCCACATGTGCTTTTACCCAGTTCAAAATAGTGTtcttattccaaatttttttgatctCTTCTATGAGTTTGGAACTGGGTTCTGGGTCAGCCAGGGCCTGGAGGGATGATAGTGAGTCTGAAAAAATCGTTGCATGTGTAATATCATGTTGACGTAGCCATATCAGGGCAGACTTGATTGCCAAAAGCTCTGCAATAAATATGTTGGTGTTATCAGTGACTCTGGTGGAGGCTTTGAAAATCGTGATACCGTTGCTCTTGACTATCATTGCGTGTGAAGTCATGAATTTATTCGGACAATCTGCCTCCATCCGAGAGCCATCAGTGCAGATCTCCACTCCCTGATCTTTAGGGCTGCTATATCCCCAGGGCAAAGCAATGTAATCTGAAGGATGCCCTAGGGCTGGTTTCTCGAAATCTATGTTATGATAAAAATCAATTGGTAGAGTATTATTTATGTCCTCGAGTCTCCAGCCCCACCTCACCCTTTTGCAAAAGATGTCCTCCACGATTTTCAGACCAATTGGCATAACACCCGCCAGTATCTGGATTGCATCTGTGCTCGTTGTAGCATAGGCCTTCGTGATAGTTAAGAGTGGTATTCGCTGgatactgtttaatttttcgttaattCTCCTAGTATTTCTGTACCAGACACTGGCGGCGTAAAGTATAATTCTTTCACTTGCCTGGAGATATATGCGTTTCAACAATTGTGGTCTAAGACCCCATGTAACTCTGGCGACTCTCCTAATTCCCTGATTAAAACCTGTAATTCCGTCTCTAATATCGTTTAAGTGTGGAAACCATGTCAGACCTGGATCGAGGGTCACCCCTAAGTATCTCATcgtatttacatttttgatattGTTCGTATCATCCGGTCTAAATTTAATACAGGGGAGTCTTCccatctttttttcattttttggaaatgtaataagttgagttttttctttcgaaaaatttaatttgttgttcTCGGCCCAGTCTGACATGTGGGATAGAATATGAGTCACcagtttatcaaatttatagaaaattggaCCACTTACCAAcagtaaaatatcatctgcaaaTGCAATGATATTGAAATCATCATggttaaaatcaataaattggcttaaatttatattacgaactaaattaaaaacgtCATTAACCAAGATCAACCATAAAATGGGTCCAAGCGACGATCCCTGGAAAAAGCGACAATAAAAGCgacaataaaagcaaaaatcaataaaagcgACGAGCCCAGGAAAGTGAGGAATATATATTCCGAATTTATCatcaattaagttaattaatcagatttaaaaacagaaatcacaaataaaattgttatcatGTTCCTTGGCAATGCTACCAGCTTCACTGAAGTGTAATAAATGATTTGCAAggttagaaatttatttcaacttttcaaGAGTAAGACTGCTTCAAGGCTACTGTCTTCATTCGCATTACCTGACCAGTGAAAGAGCATTGTTTCCTgctcaaacttttaatttcaagcaatttcGAGCAGATTTTTTACTACCTGGCCATCACGTTCTCCATATTCTAATCTTTTCTCAGGAACGAAATTAAAAGTAAGCATAACACGCCATATTACTAAAATAGTTTGAGAAACCTTTCGCGCTGTAGCTGAACAAGCTATAACGCATGCAAAtcggaaataacagtcgacatgctTCAAGCACTAAAAAACGTGCacccattttcaaaacttgctaGACGAGaatgaacaaaaacaaaagtaatttgaaataagaaatgtaAAGTTGCTAACGAAAAAGGGCAAAATAAAGATGAGAAAGATACCAcagccgagagagaaaaaatatgttgtagttgtagttcattcacatcgcactagagctgtataatgggctattggcgacggtctgggaaatatctctgaggatgatcggaagacatgccatcacaattttgatcctctgcagagaggatcgcacccccgcttcggtagcccgacaacctgcacgcgaagtcgagcactttacggtggaacagtttaacgaggaccaataccgcacatcctcggtccctacgcagactgatccaagtggtcNTTTTcatacttttcaaattaatttgcattgatttaagtaaaaataaatgaaaaatagtacatttagcatttttaaaatttatggttgTGAAATATAGCATGAAACACCGGAGAATTTTTCAAccttaaaagtaaattcttcACCATAcgactcacttccaaacaataatttttcaaatttgaacttatttgaagttatttatatCTGAGAGAAACAgtaattcatcattgaaattttattaatatgcaaaatcaattgtttattaatgtttgaatatgaataaaaaaaaatctatttcaaatttcctttttcggattttatattctagtataaatataattctgataacgACCGTCTAAAGtacttcttttattaataattagtctgctaatttataattaaaaaatatgaaaagggTCAGAAAAAACACCATCAGCGTCAAGGGGTTCAAAATTAAGGAAAGTGAGGAATATATATTCCGAATTTATCatcaattaagttaattaatcagatttaaaaacagagatcacaaataaaattgttaccATGTTCCTTAGCAATGCTACAAGCTTCACTGAAGTATAATAAATGATTTGCAAGGTTAGAAATTTTGTTCTACCTTTCAAGAGTAAGACTGCTTCAAGGCTATTGTCTTCATGCACTTTACCTGATCAGTGAAAGAGCATTGTTTTTTgctcaaactttaaatttcaagcaattttgaGAAGACTTTTTACAACCTGGCCATCACGTTCCCcatattttaaactcattttaggAACGGAATTGAAGGTAAGCATAACACGCCATATTACTAAAATAGTTTGAGAAACCTTACGCGCTATGGTTGAACATGCTATAACACATGAAAATCGGAAATAACAAtcaacatgtttcaagcactcaaaaacatgtacccattttcaaaacttgctaGATGAGATTGAACAGAAACtgaagtgatttgaaataaaaaatgtaaagttgctgacgaaaaaggggaaaataaatatgagaaacaAGACAAGAAATACCACaaccgagagagaaaaaatatgtttttgttgtagtagttcatttacgtcgcactagagttgaacaatgggctattggcgacggtctggtaaacatcccggaggatgatccgaagacatgccatcacaattttgatcctctgcggaggggatggtacccccgcttcggtagcccgacgacctgcgcgggaagtcgagcactttacggtagcacagtttaacgaagaccaataccgcacatcctcggtccctacgcagactgatccaagtgatcacccacccgcacactgacagcagccagtgatgcttgacttccgtgatctactgggaaccgtgtctaaAAGATAAGTCCACTGTTGAACgagaaaaaatatggaaaatagaacaagaaaaccacagtggccgagaaaatacaaattaggaagaaatgttttttcacGCGCTTTGGAGAGGTAGTGAGGAATTAATCTCGTTAATAAGAGAATCCgcattcaaatgaataaaacaataacaaacatCTTGTTTTATTCGTATGAAAGCTGATAATAACatacacataaataataataaaacagaatataacaataataaacatcttgttttattcataataaaacaataataaacatcTTGTTTTAATCTTATGAAGGCTGATAAcaacaaaaacataaacaaaagcaaaatagaataaaacgaTGACAGACATCTTGCCTATTTTTGATAGCTTGAGACACGTCAACTGTTGTTTCcggtttgtatatttttgaggcgaatgaagtttttgatTAAGTAATATCTTT
The nucleotide sequence above comes from Parasteatoda tepidariorum isolate YZ-2023 chromosome 6, CAS_Ptep_4.0, whole genome shotgun sequence. Encoded proteins:
- the LOC122270682 gene encoding uncharacterized protein; amino-acid sequence: MRYLGVTLDPGLTWFPHLNDIRDGITGFNQGIRRVARVTWGLRPQLLKRIYLQASERIILYAASVWYRNTRRINEKLNSIQRIPLLTITKAYATTSTDAIQILAGVMPIGLKIVEDIFCKRVRWGWRLEDINNTLPIDFYHNIDFEKPALGHPSDYIALPWGYSSPKDQGVEICTDGSRMEADCPNKFMTSHAMIVKSNGITIFKASTRVTDNTNIFIAELLAIKSALIWLRQHDITHATIFSDSLSSLQALADPEPSSKLIEEIKKIWNKNTILNWVKAHVGIQGNEEADRAAKEAIGSDSVDLQVLKTPKQAKTEIKQYLMARWKTNWENSEKGRHTFKFIKTPSSTRLQTNFYFNQFLTGHGVFGVHQNKYFNKSENICSNCNQRQTIEHLLYNCDRYRTIRKNYFFQKTDQQIFADKVCREIIKIIIKTTLEEQMELINEIDNN